The genome window TAAGTATTTTTATGATGTCCTTTCTTTCCGTACTTAACACTGCAAATTAGGATTTTATTCTTGGATATGCTAAAATGCTTCTAGTGCTTACAATTTTCTGCTCTTGGTTTGGTGCAGTATAACCTATATTGTTGGGGTGGAGGCTTCTTGTGTCGGTAATTCTTGTCCCAAGCAGACAAGCTTCAGAGCCCTGGTTGATAGTGGGACGTCATTTACATTTCTTCCAGATAAAGTATATGAAGCAATTGCTGAGGAGGTAGTCATTAAATTCTACAATATGCCAAAAGTTGCTAACAATGGTCTTATTCAATTGTATTCACTTCACAATTTTGTAAATTGCTCATCAATTGGTCTGATGTGATTGCTGCTTACAGTTTGACAAGGGAGTGAATGCTTCAATCTCTACCTTTGAAGGTTATCCTTGGAAATATTGCTACAAGACCAGGTGAatttacataaaaaaattaaatggaaCTTTAAAAGCCCTCCTATTcgctgcattttttttttctttttctgcaggGGTGCATGGTGTCTTAACATGCTAACATTTGGGTGGGTTTTTGTAGAACAGTTCACCGGAGGTTCCCAAGGTTCCTGCCTTGAAGTTCATGTTTCCGCTGAACAACAGCTTCGTGATTCGTGATCCTATTTTCCCGATCTATGGCATGCAAGTGGGTATTTCTTGAGCTTTAAAATTTTTAACCATGTCTGTTTTGATTGAGTTTTACTTTTGTATCTTTTATGACGCAAAGTGAGGTGTTTGGCCTTGGTTGGTATCAAAAAGTACATTAGAAAAAACAGTGAGCCAGGGGATTATGTTGGCCACAAAATGGCATTGAGATGTGTCTATTCTTGACTTAATACAAGTAGTAATTATTTTCATCTTAAAGTCGCTTTGCATCctacctttcttttttttttatgctcatTCTAGAAAATAGAGGAGCAATAAATTTAGAAAATGTTATAAATGTAGTTCTAGCTAGAGGTGTCAAACAGAGCACAGGCCCAGCACACTTTATTCGCGGGCCTCCAGCCCGTTTGACATCTCTAGTTCTAGAGAAAGTCCATTTATAAGCATTAAAAGTTTGTTTGATTCTCTGCTGATATGAATTGGTTGCcgtctctctctcctctctctatgGGTGTTGGGTGGGTTATGCGTTCTATTTTTTCGTCTCTATGTAATGTTTTGGGCCTCTCAACGGTCAGCATTGTTGCTTTGAATAAATCTAGGACCAATTGCACTGTAAGAAAAAGGTTGTATTATGAGTCTTGTGTATGCAATTATGTATTTATATTCAGTGGACTATATCTCATTCTGGAGAGATTTTGAAACGGTAAGATAGCAACCAAACAAGTGCTGTTAAGAACATATTTAAGTGTGGAATTTAATGCAGGGAGTGACTGGATTTTGTTTAGCCGTTCAGCCAGCAGATGGAGATATTGGAACAATTGGGCGTGAGTTTCAAGACCTTTGTCAAATGCAATGCAATGACTTATTCCCTCTCTTTCACTCTCACATTTATATGTTTAATTGCTCTTCCGTTAAAATCTGATGCAGAGAACTTCATGACGGGATACAGAGTTGTTTTTGATAGGGGGAACCTGACATTGGGCTGGTCACGTTCTAAATGTGAGTTCACTGGATTTCCTTAATCCTTTTTCTATTTAGATTAGTATATCATGTCATTGATTATAGTGGTTATCTTTCCATAAAGGAATTGGTAAAAACCAACTTTTGGATATGAAAACTGTCAAAtacttttttatttactttGGCACAGTTATATTTCAATAGAACTGCTGAATAAGAGCTTGATCCAACACTGAGATTTCCATAAAGTTGGGATTTTAGACACTTACCATTTGGCCTGTCCTGGTTTTCCTCTACTGCTGAAGGTTTTTATCTCCGATTTTCATGAATGCCAATATTCATTTGCAGGTCAAGATTTAAGTAAAGGAATGTCCCTTCCACCCCCTCCAGAAGTCACACCGCTGAACCCTCTGCCTACAAATGAGCAGCAGAGGGCTCCTAATGGGCATGCTGTCTCACCTGCAGTTGCAGGAAGAGCTCCCTCTAAACCATCTTCTGCCTCAACCCAGTCAATCTCCTCACAGTTTTTAATCTTAAAATCATTGTTTCTGCTTTTTCCCTTGCATAGACTTGTTTCAGCATTCTAGGTACATAACAGCATCGCATAGGGCTTAAAGATACATCTATGCCGCATCTAGTTTGTCATGTAAAATTTAGTCTTCTTCTTGAGTATGGATACGTAGATCTACTCATCAACCCAAGCGCCATTGctttttttaatccttttatGGCCATTGGGTTGACTAGGCCTGTAGGATGTGTATTATGttgtttgttttatatatatatatatatcttcattAATTTTCTGCTTTGCCTAGCCCAAGAGATGTGAAACAAGAAAGATACgtctttatcatcttttggtCAAGCTAACTTGTTACATGTATGAAGTTACATGACCGTTGTGTCATCTCTGCATCGGTGATCTTAACTGCTGGTGATTGTTCGGCTGCAAATGACATTTGTGGGAACAAATGGTTGATTAATTTTTGTCTATCATAGAACTGCCCAGATTGAGAGAAATGCTAATATGAATGGAAAGTTATTGGGGCTTTATTCCCTGTCAGTGGGACTGAATGTGAAATTTCTTGGCATGATCGTATGGCTGCAAATCAATCAAAACTTGGTGTTTAATCTTCTTGTGCATGTATCCTCATATATACACGGGTGTGCATGTTCTTTTGTAGATTATACTTCTCACTAACCTTTTTTATTGATTGGGTGCTTTTGTGTAACAATGCGTACAAAATTCAGGCACTGAAAAGGTTAAACAGCAATTATTTGCAGGGTTAGGAGAAACAAACATGATTGGTCAGTGGCTTTTGGTTTTTTTATATAACAAAGAAGAAGATCCAAGCCAcccataaaagaaaagaaaggtagCACAATAACTACATATATGTCcaagaaagcacaaaaacaaataTAGGCAGTGCTCTACTTTTTAGACTCTTGGCACCATAACTCTATTGTGCATATAGATTACTCTATTGTGCATGTAGATTAggttgaaaatgaaataaagtTGCATCATCTTTTACTTTTTTGCAAGGTCTATACCTCGATTCAGAATTGCATGAAAAAGTTTTTCAATTAAGTCACCAAGTTTAGGTAGTTACTATTATACTCTAGTTTTATATTCGCATTAATACTAATATCTTTGTGGTTACGATTTCAACTTATCTTATAGTCATGTAAGAAATTTCTGTACGTTTGGGGCATGACGGCTTGAGTTATTCGTTATCAAAAAACTTCATGGTTATTTTTGTTAgtaaaataaactaataaagtCTAAAATATAAACCATTTAATAAAATCACTCAACACAATAATGAGAGAACAGTATAAATTTATAACCCCACTTTACAATTACGCCTTAAGAATTAATAAAACTGGTCCATTACGTATACATTAAATCACTTTCTGGTTAAATTCATGACGTTAATGAAGATAGCAATCTTTGCTTTCTTTCATcaccatagaaaaaaaaaaaaaaaaaatgaagcataTGATTGATAATAATTTAGGttcatacacacatacacatatagaGAGAGATGGACGATATTTTGAGTGGAAGCCACACTTTTGCAAGCATGCTCGATACGTCCAATCACACATAGTACAGCTAAATGCTAATGAAGGAAAATGATGCTTTATATAACGAGGAAAACCCCATGCAATTGCAAGTACCCTCCCTATGCAAAGTCCACTGCTTTGAGGAATAGGTATTAGGTGGGATTAATTATTGTTGAAGATACAAGAATGCCAAGACAACTAAATGACAATGTCACaataatataaagaaaatatatttttttaaaaaaaactggaTGACAATTGTAGACACAAAAAATttgcagcccaattaaataaaatagtgggctctaaattaaaataatttatgaagcccaaaatattgttaaatggataaaatctaagataaatacaaatcaaatcaaattcaaataaaataaaaataaaattaaagggataatcattgattaagtgatttctctacaatacccttaatgtcaagggttaaggccaatggtacataagtaaattccacttctccctttgcctataaataccaagctcatttggaaaaaaaaaaagaagaagaggagtagagagaaactatctaaagactctctcaaatttcttctctaaatccggaattcttagaattccttcaagtctcaaatccaagtcaagtctcggaagtgaaaagtccaagttctttaaatccggaattcttagaattccttcaagtctcaagtctaagtcaagtctcggaagtgaaattcaagttctctaaatccagaattcttagaattccatcaagtctcaagtccgacaatcaaatcctaaattcaagtccaacactcaaattcaactggattttattacaaattcgtagaatttgtttgaagcactcaactaaaatcagaggattccgtattcgtgtggaatacgtcaaaagaagagatcaaatgcactttgatttaaatatttgtaatttgtatcaaattctaagtgtatttaatttatactGAGGAATTTGGTGCGTACAACAATAACATCtttgtattatttttatttccccTTATATATTAACAtgtctatataaatatatataggcCCCATTCTGCTTAGTTAATTAATCACATATTTATTGACAAATTCATCAATGACatgcaaataaacaaacaaataaaggcCCCCCATATATTCATGCATATGATTTGATATGTCCCCTGTTATGTCAATTTCCTTTCTTAAAAGACTCATAACATAAGTTGAAAACTTAACATGGTCCCCTAATGAGAAAAAATTGTGtggtttttttaataaaaataataaactcTAAAGTTTGTTTCTTTCCTTAATTATTTGAGAGGAATAAGTGGATGACAATAACAACACCCTAAACAAACAAGTTTTGATTGCGATGGTGAAGTTGATTGTGATAATTTCGGAAGGTCGCAAGTTCAACTCTCATACCCATTATGCAGTTTCGACATTATTTTCTTACATGGACCAAAAGCTCATGGGAGGCTTCTTCCTGCACGGGTTTCAGTCAAATATTATCTGTCGGCAACGTGGAGAGGGCCAAATTGATATATCGAGTTTAGAGCTGACTCAACTTTGCACGGGGTATATTGGGCTAGTAAATTGGATTTGGAAGGTACTAATAATAATGCAAGTGAAGGTACAAATTTAtgtatgttgttgttgttgttgttgttgggagACAAAACATATGTAATATGGAACAAAGAATGAAAATGTATTGGTTGCATTAATTTGAATGGATTTTGGAGTTTAGTAGCAACACTTGGTTAAATTATGATTGGAAAGAAAAGATAGATTGGGGTAGGAAGCTTGCCAGGAGCCCAGAAGTTTCAAATTAAGACACTGTTTGGTAAGAAGAAACTTAATCCAAGGCCCCAGCTGTACCCGCAGCCAAACACGTCGGTGCTTATCGTCCATATGACGTGCCCATTTTCTTCGATCAAGTCACACCAACAAAGTTGGCGCGTGACATTACGCTTACCTTCAACtctttcaaatttttaaaatcgAGAATGACATATTGTTTTTTAGACATTCGATATAGTTATAAATTCAAGCCGTCAGGTTTGTATGCACTAAAAATTCTTATTTGACGATaacataagttgggtcaaaactcaacgcGCGATACACTCACAAGTTGGAGGTGCTTTACACACATTAGGTTGAAGCGCGTCAGTAGCTGATTACCCCTACTTCTACGCTCCGACAAACCCTCCAAAAAAACTCACATGCAAACCAACCAACTCGTCGCCAGCTGCAACTCGGCTCTTCTTACCATCTCCACCGTCAAATTAAAACTCCACGTGTCATCGAAACCAAGCTAAGATTCTTTCTTCAAACGTGTGGAGCTGTCAACATTGAAACGTGCCAGCTGCTTTCGTTTTCAATTTCACaattattgattataaataacTTTAATTACCtaaattgaattttgaaagcAGTCCCTTTCCATACACATTGTTTTCAATAATTTACCTGTTTGTATCTCCTAATTTGTTTTTTGCATTCACATCCTTTTGTGGTTATGTGTGATCcgtgatttcacatggatcatgtgcgtccatctcagtATTTGAGATAGCTGGGACAACAAATATTGAGATTCTTAGCATTTTTGAAAGGAAATACTATGGGTAATACATAAATAATGATAAATGCAAGGCAAAAGGGTTATATATCTTGCTTGGAGCCTAAGTATGACAGGCTTGCCTAGTCAAGTACCAAGTACATACAGAAATCAGATTTTTAACATTTAAGGCAACATTCATTAGGCAGAGcaacaaaaaaatcatgtcTTCTAATAAAGAAAGCTTTTGTTTACTGGAGTGTTTGGAGGGTCCACACCATCTCTAATtctatttgttattttatttacatatataattttatttttcttagatttttgaatatgatgaaaaaggcCTATATAAACAGTAGGCCTGCATTAAAGAAAGATGTCATAGCAAGTAAAGAAGGTTGGAGAGAGCAGGCAGCCTTAAGAAGAAGCCTTTCTCTTTGGTTGATTGTTCTAAAGCCAAGAAAGGAATTTTCATATTCACTTCTTTGGTTTTCCTAAATAGAAGCATTACCACCTTCATTAAACTTGATTTTTTCTTCAAACCCATCTCAAATTAAAGACTCAAAAATGGGGGTAGGAGGTACTCTGGAGTATATATCTGATTTAATAGGAAGTGCTGGCCATAaccacaagaagaagaagaagcaattaCAGACTGTGGAGCTTAAGGTCAGGATGGACTGTGATGGGTGTGAGCTTAAGGTCAAGAACACCCTCTCTTCAATGAGTGGTATGTATGTCTCCCTTGTTTCTCTTGCTGCACATCTTTTGTGTTGGAGTAATGATATAGATCCCATTGTTGAGTCGTACCCACAGATTTTATGTGCATGATGTGGGACATCTATCTGGAGCCtacgaattcacttggatcctGTGCATCCAACTCATCTGTTGAGATCACTGGGATACCAACTACtaggatttttatcatttttgtttgtgttgtgtTCAGTGATTTAGGACACAATTTAACagactttttttttggggtttttgtgTATGGTGTAGGAGTTAAGAAGGTGGAGGTAAACAGGAAGCAACAGAAGGTGACTGTAACTGGGTTTGTGGAGGCAAACAAGGTGTTGAAGAAAGCTAAGTCAACAGGGAAGAAAGCAGAGATATGGCCTTATGTTCCATACAATCTGGTGGCTCAGCCTTACATAGCTCAACATTATGACAAGAAGGCCCCTCCTGGTTATGTCAGGAAGGTAGAAACCACTGCAGCAAATGCTACTGTGACCAGAAATGAAGATCCTTACATCTTCATGTTCAGTGATGACAACCCAAATGCTTGTTCTGTCATGTAACTAAGCAAGAAAAATCACTGTCCACTAATCCAAATGCCTGTTTTGGCAAGTACTTGCTTGTAGTTTTGCAGAGGGTTGGTTTTGGTGGGACTAGAAGTCTAGATTGGTATTGGGTATTTGATGGAATAAATAATGTGGGTTGTTTAAGTTGCTATAAAGGCACCTGTATATAGTACCTTTCTTTGTCTTTGTTCATGGTCTTCTGGTTTCTTGACACAGAGGAAACTACGATTACGATTAAATAAACCAATGTTTAATCAAGAGAATCCACCAAACAGAGAGAATAACcctcaaaattttgattaatcTCTTCAAAACAAAAGATAATGAGCTCTAAAGCCGCCTACAACACTAATgaaatgaaccaaaaaaaaaataacaaaagtgtaaaattacacgaatgtctctaaaataaaaaaaggttcATTTGAAGCCCTAAACaatgaaatttgacaaaaataaaGTGAGGTTAGTGGCACAACGAGTAGTCTTGACAACCACGTCGAAATGAGTGTTCTGAACTAGGTTTTGCACAATTCTGACAAAGTGACTTTTCAATCCTAATAGTCGGTTGGCACTAGTCCTACATCATTTGTTTTTGGTGCCTGAAGATGATCTATTATGCTTGTCCACAGCTGTATTCAGAATTCACCAATAAAGAATAATGCAAGCTGGCTGCTGCTAGATATAGGAAATGAAATGATGTTTGCTCTAATTCCTAGTATGGGGATTGCTGTTCATGACATATATTGTGTACCTGCCACACATAAAAAAGCTTCAGATTTGGTAGAAACCCATTCACTTTTTGGTCATTTTTAAAATACAAGACAGATATTGCTCGTTTCAAACTATGAACAAAAGCCAAGCCTGTATACAAATCAGTGCATtgtggatgatgatgaagaattttCAAATCCATTTTGGCTCCTCCATGGAacaaaaagcaaagaaaagaatttTCTCACTCTGTAAACATGAGTAAAGAATCtatctttttaacttttttcctCACCCTTTTCTCGAATCCAAAGGAAGCGTAAAGAGACCAGACTGAGTCCCACAAGTAGAGAGTTTCAACTTTCATGTGCTATCCATTATATATTTCAAAAGAGCATACAATAaactggacaaaaaaaaaagagttcactTTGAAACTTCAAGGAAAAGAGTCATTTTCATCTACAAAAGTATTATGAATACCCATGTTTTTTGTCCAAACTATTTCAAATGTAGAGATGGACGCAAACGGTTTCAATCAGAATCCTTAGCATTTTCATTCCATCTAACATGAAGCGGTTGCTCGGCTTATGTGCTTGAAGTTATGCTGATGTTTAAGCACCATAACTTTACTGGATCATAAGATGCTGACAGAAATTTAGGCTGAACTGTAATGTATGTAAAGAATATAACTATAAATGCACAAATGGGGATGCATAAATGTATGTTGGTAATGGAGTCATCATACCAAACAGACAACCATTCCTTTCGATTAACCAACTAAATGAACACTTCCAAGGAAAAAACTCTTAGCAGAGGACAGACAATATCGATAATCAAGAAATAAAACAAGTAAGTAGAGGACATATTGCCTAACTTGACAGAATTGTAAACCAAATTTAGAAACACAACCCAAGTTGACACTTatgaatagataaaaaaaaataaattaaaactccATTCTATAATCAAGAAAGAGTCACCTGAGTagtttaattgatcaaattcatAAACTATCACAGAAAAAGAACAGAGGTATACAACCAGATGAGTTGACAAGATATTTGGATGTTGAGACAGTGAAGAAACTTGAAGAATAATGCAAGCTGGCTGCTACATGTAGGAAATGAAATGATTTTTGCTCTAATTCCTAGGAAGGTGTCAAGGGTTACAAGTTTTAGTATGAGGACGAAAATTCATCCAAGTGTTCCGTAAGCCgagatattatcttta of Tripterygium wilfordii isolate XIE 37 chromosome 13, ASM1340144v1, whole genome shotgun sequence contains these proteins:
- the LOC120013385 gene encoding heavy metal-associated isoprenylated plant protein 23-like codes for the protein MGVGGTLEYISDLIGSAGHNHKKKKKQLQTVELKVRMDCDGCELKVKNTLSSMSGVKKVEVNRKQQKVTVTGFVEANKVLKKAKSTGKKAEIWPYVPYNLVAQPYIAQHYDKKAPPGYVRKVETTAANATVTRNEDPYIFMFSDDNPNACSVM